In the Alligator mississippiensis isolate rAllMis1 chromosome 7, rAllMis1, whole genome shotgun sequence genome, one interval contains:
- the LOC132251710 gene encoding olfactory receptor 14A16-like, which produces MSNQSSVSEFILLRLSDVWELHILCFFMFLAIYLTALMGNLLIIIAVVLDQSLHNPMHFFLLNLSIMVTGTISVIIPKIMVNSLLNIRTISYAGCTAQVFFFNFFAGADFSLLTVMAYDCYIAICKPLHYELVMNRRTCVQMASSAWVAGILNSIMHTWNMFAFTFCGGNVVDLFFCEIPKLLKLSCMDTFFREVCLILFAVCLLLCSFIFIVVSYIKIFSAVLRIPSEQGRHKAFSACIPHLTVVSLLVFSVTFAYFKPTSNTPSGLDLIVAVIYSVVPPTMNPIIYSMRNKEILAALRKLAHCLFFTDFQVPIFLK; this is translated from the coding sequence ATGTCCAACCAAAGCTCTGTGTCTGAGTTCATCCTCCTTAGATTGTCTGATGTTTGGGAGTTGCACATTTTGTGTTTTTTCATGTTCCTAGCCATTTACctcacagccctgatggggaaccTTCTCATTATCATTGCTGTAGTCCTTGACCAAAGTCTCCACAATCCCATGCACTTCTTCCTTCTGAACCTGTCCATCATGGTCACTGGAACCATTTCTGTCATCATCCCCAAAATCATGGTCAACTCTCTGCTGAACATCAGAACAATCTCTTATGCTGGGTGTACTGCTcaagtttttttctttaacttcttTGCGGGAGCAGATTTTTCCCTTCTCACTGTCATGGCGTATGACTGCTACATTGCCATCTGTAAGCCATTGCACTATGAGTTGGTCATGAACAGAAGAACATGTGTCCAGATGGCATCCAGTGCCTGGGTAGCAGGGATACTCAACTCTATCATGCACACCTGGAACATGTTTGCATTCACCTTCTGTGGAGGCAATGTGGTGGActtgttcttctgtgaaatccccaagctcctcaagcTCTCCTGCATGGACACATTTTTTAGGGAAGTCTGCCTGATACTATTCGCTGTCTGCTTATTGTTGTGcagttttattttcattgttgTGTCCTACATTAAGATCTTCAGTGCAGTGCTGAGAATCCCCTCAGAGCAGGGCCGCCATAAAGCCTTCTCCGCCTGCATCCCTCATCTCACTGTTGTCTCCTTGCTTGTCTTTTCTGTCACTTTTGCATACTTCAAACCTACCTCCAACACCCCATCAGGGCTGGATCTCATAGTGGCTGTCATATATTCAGTAGTACCTCCCACAATGAATCCCATCATCTATAGCATGAGAAACAAAGAGATTCTTGCTGCTCTGAGGAAACTGGCTCACTGTCTGTTCTTCACTGACTTCCAGGTGCCCATCTTTCTCAAGTGA